From Glycine max cultivar Williams 82 chromosome 11, Glycine_max_v4.0, whole genome shotgun sequence, the proteins below share one genomic window:
- the LOC100785428 gene encoding anaphase-promoting complex subunit 2 isoform X2 encodes MEEPNPCFFNPAILDSLTDDSVHEILDSYNDFCNATQSLLAGNGDLSVASDFVSHVHTLCKHRLRSLVQDHFFRLLEETFERNGASRFWRHFDPYFHVAGLNKNDDLDIDEDEIQSVLYNALEEITLEKQYQEKCLLMLVHALQSYKDQVSEDKHGFEGDRNYLTSKYQWIVSSVLMASLSRHFPVILHWYFKRKLEEVSAIMDGEFCDDASQNKDGMNLDEKGKICNKVGEMDVDECYSDHRFSENSRLVKNIGKVVLDLRNLGFTSMAEDAYASAIFLLLKAKVHDVAGDDFRSSVLQSIKSWIQAVPLQFLHALLVYLGDVVSYESTSSGLKSPLAPQPSSCCPGIDTPSEGLVRWKLRLEYFAYETLQDLRIAKLFEIIVDYPESSPAIEDLKLCLEYTGQHSKLVESFISALRYRLLTAGASTNDILHQYVSTIKALRTIDPAGVFLEAVGEPIRDYLRGRRDTIKCIVTMMTDGTGAHSSSSGNPGDSLLEELNRDEEIQENAGVDDFNTDDRQAWINAMRWQPDPVEADPLKGSRNQRKVDILGMIVSIIGSKDQLVHEYRTMLAEKLLNKSDYDIDSEIRTLELLKIHFGESSLQKCEIMLNDLIGSKRTNSNIKATINQPSQTSVEVGDNAISMDAISATIISSNFWPPIQDEPLNLPEPVDQLLSDYAKRFNEIKTPRKLQWKKSLGTIKLELQFQDREIQFTVAPVHASIIMKFQDQPNWTSKNLAAAIGIPADVLNRRINFWISKGIIAESQGADSSDHVYTIVENMAETSKNGASTGCAQELLGGEEEEERSVASVENQLRKEMTVYEKFILGMLTNFGSMALDRIHNTLKMFCIADPPYDKSLQQLQSFLSGLVSEEKLELRDGMYFLKK; translated from the exons ATGGAGGAACCAAACCCGTGTTTTTTCAACCCTGCAATTTTGGATTCTCTCACTGACGATTCGGTGCACGAAATCCTCGACAGCTACAATGACTTTTGCAACGCTACGCAATCCCTTCTCGCCGGTAACGGCGATCTCTCCGTCGCTTCCGACTTCGTTTCTCACGTTCACACTCTCTGCAAGCACCGCCTCCGTTCCCTCGTTCAAGACCATTTTTTTCGACTCCTAGAG GAGACGTTTGAACGAAATGGGGCATCGAGATTTTGGCGCCATTTTGATCCTTATTTTCATGTTGCGGGTTTGAACAAGAATGATGACCTTGAT ATTGATGAGGATGAGATTCAGAGTGTGTTGTATAATGCTTTGGAAGAGATTACTTTGGAGAAACAATATCAGGAGAAGTGTCTGTTGATGTTGGTGCATGCTTTGCAATCTTACAAGGACCAGGTGTCAGAGGATAAGCATGGTTTTGAAGGAGACAGGAATTACCTTACCTCCAAGTATCAATGGATTGTCTCTTCTGTACTTATGGCTTCGCTTTCTCGGCATTTCCCTG TTATACTGCATtggtattttaaaagaaaactggAGGAGGTAAGTGCAATTATGGATGGAGAGTTCTGTGATGATGCATCTCAAAATAAAGATGGCATGAATTtagatgaaaaaggaaaaatatgcaACAAAGTTGGTGAAATGGATGTTGATGAGTGCTATAGCGACCATAGGTTCTCGGAAAACAGTAGACTTGTGAAGAACATTGGAAAAGTTGTTCTTGATCTTAGGAATCTTGGATTTACTTCCATGGCTGAAGATGCTTATGCTTCTGCTATATTTTTACTACTGAAG GCAAAAGTACATGATGTAGCTGGTGATGATTTTCGGAGTTCTGTTTTACAATCTATTAAAAGCTGGATACAG GCTGTTCCTCTTCAGTTTCTTCATGCACTTCTTGTCTATCTTGGTGATGTCGTTAGTTATGAGAGTACTTCATCAGGTCTGAAATCACCTTTGGCACCACAGCCATCTTCATGCTGTCCTGGAATTGATACTCCCTCTGAAGGGCTTGTAAGGTGGAAGTTGCGGCTGGAATATTTTGCATATGAAACACTACAAGATTTAAGAATAGCCAAATTATTCGAGATAATTGTTGATTATCCTGAGAG CTCTCCGGCAATTGAAGACTTAAAATTGTGTCTTGAATACACTGGACAACATTCAAAGCTGGTGGAATCATTTATTTCAGCACTGCGTTATCGCTTGCTTACTGCAGGCGCGTCAACCAATGATATATTGCACCAATATGTTTCAACTATTAAAGCCCTTAGGACAATAGACCCTGCAGGTGTTTTTCTTGAGGCAGTTGGTGAACCCATAAGGGATTATCTAAGAGGAAGGAGAGATACCATAAAGTGCATAGTAACCATGATGACAGATGGGACTGGTGCACATTCAAGTTCATCTGGAAATCCTGGAGATAGCCTTCTTGAAGAGTTGAACAGAGATGAAGAGATTCAAGAGAATGCTGGTGTTGATGATTTTAACACTGATGATAGGCAAGCATGGATCAATGCCATGCG ATGGCAACCTGACCCTGTGGAAGCAGATCCATTAAAGGGAAGCAGAAACCAAAGGAAGGTTGACATACTTGGGATGATTGTTAGCATAATTGGTTCCAAAGATCAATTAGTTCATGAATATCGAACTATGCTTGCCGAGAAACTTCTAAATAAATCAGATTACGATATTGATTCAGAGATACGTACTCTAGAACTCCTCAAg aTACACTTTGGAGAGAGCAGCCTACAGAAATGTGAGATTATGCTCAATGATCTAATTGGCTCAAAGAGAACCAACAGTAACATTAAAGCTACCATAAATCAGCCATCTCAGACAA GTGTTGAAGTGGGAGACAATGCAATATCCATGGATGCAATTTCTGCTACTATCATATCTTCTAATTTCTGGCCTCCAATACAG GATGAGCCCCTTAACCTGCCTGAGCCTGTTGACCAGCTCCTATCTGATTATGCAAAGAGATTTAATGAAATCAAAACTCCCCGTAAGCTGCAGTGGAAAAAAAGTCTTGGAACCATCAAG CTGGAGTTGCAGTTTCAAGATAGGGAAATACAATTCACAGTAGCGCCTGTTCATGCATCTATCATTATGAAATTTCAAGATCAACCAAA TTGGACCTCTAAAAACCTTGCAGCTGCTATTGGGATACCTGCAGATGTTTTAAATCGGAGAATAAATTTCTGGATAAGCAAG GGAATCATTGCAGAGTCGCAAGGGGCAGATTCCTCTGACCATGTATACACCATTGTGGAAAACATGGCTGAGACAAGTAAGAATGGAGCTAGTACTGGTTGTGCTCAGGAACTTCTAGGAGGTGAAGAGGAGGAAGAGAGATCTGTGGCATCGGTGGAAAATCAACTTCGTAAGGAAATGACTGTATATGAG AAATTTATCCTGGGGATGCTCACAAACTTTGGTAGCATGGCATTAGACCGAATTCACAATACTCTCAAG ATGTTTTGCATTGCCGATCCCCCATATGACAAGTCACTCCAGCAACTACAAAGCTTTTTGTCTGGTCTAGTTTCTGAGGAGAAGTTAGAACTTCGGGATGGAATGTACTTTCTAAAGAAGTAG
- the LOC100785428 gene encoding anaphase-promoting complex subunit 2 isoform X4, which produces MDGEFCDDASQNKDGMNLDEKGKICNKVGEMDVDECYSDHRFSENSRLVKNIGKVVLDLRNLGFTSMAEDAYASAIFLLLKAKVHDVAGDDFRSSVLQSIKSWIQAVPLQFLHALLVYLGDVVSYESTSSGLKSPLAPQPSSCCPGIDTPSEGLVRWKLRLEYFAYETLQDLRIAKLFEIIVDYPESSPAIEDLKLCLEYTGQHSKLVESFISALRYRLLTAGASTNDILHQYVSTIKALRTIDPAGVFLEAVGEPIRDYLRGRRDTIKCIVTMMTDGTGAHSSSSGNPGDSLLEELNRDEEIQENAGVDDFNTDDRQAWINAMRWQPDPVEADPLKGSRNQRKVDILGMIVSIIGSKDQLVHEYRTMLAEKLLNKSDYDIDSEIRTLELLKIHFGESSLQKCEIMLNDLIGSKRTNSNIKATINQPSQTSVEVGDNAISMDAISATIISSNFWPPIQDEPLNLPEPVDQLLSDYAKRFNEIKTPRKLQWKKSLGTIKLELQFQDREIQFTVAPVHASIIMKFQDQPKYPQQSMHTFSLFFDCIIILYYISSFSWTSKNLAAAIGIPADVLNRRINFWISKGIIAESQGADSSDHVYTIVENMAETSKNGASTGCAQELLGGEEEEERSVASVENQLRKEMTVYEKFILGMLTNFGSMALDRIHNTLKMFCIADPPYDKSLQQLQSFLSGLVSEEKLELRDGMYFLKK; this is translated from the exons ATGGATGGAGAGTTCTGTGATGATGCATCTCAAAATAAAGATGGCATGAATTtagatgaaaaaggaaaaatatgcaACAAAGTTGGTGAAATGGATGTTGATGAGTGCTATAGCGACCATAGGTTCTCGGAAAACAGTAGACTTGTGAAGAACATTGGAAAAGTTGTTCTTGATCTTAGGAATCTTGGATTTACTTCCATGGCTGAAGATGCTTATGCTTCTGCTATATTTTTACTACTGAAG GCAAAAGTACATGATGTAGCTGGTGATGATTTTCGGAGTTCTGTTTTACAATCTATTAAAAGCTGGATACAG GCTGTTCCTCTTCAGTTTCTTCATGCACTTCTTGTCTATCTTGGTGATGTCGTTAGTTATGAGAGTACTTCATCAGGTCTGAAATCACCTTTGGCACCACAGCCATCTTCATGCTGTCCTGGAATTGATACTCCCTCTGAAGGGCTTGTAAGGTGGAAGTTGCGGCTGGAATATTTTGCATATGAAACACTACAAGATTTAAGAATAGCCAAATTATTCGAGATAATTGTTGATTATCCTGAGAG CTCTCCGGCAATTGAAGACTTAAAATTGTGTCTTGAATACACTGGACAACATTCAAAGCTGGTGGAATCATTTATTTCAGCACTGCGTTATCGCTTGCTTACTGCAGGCGCGTCAACCAATGATATATTGCACCAATATGTTTCAACTATTAAAGCCCTTAGGACAATAGACCCTGCAGGTGTTTTTCTTGAGGCAGTTGGTGAACCCATAAGGGATTATCTAAGAGGAAGGAGAGATACCATAAAGTGCATAGTAACCATGATGACAGATGGGACTGGTGCACATTCAAGTTCATCTGGAAATCCTGGAGATAGCCTTCTTGAAGAGTTGAACAGAGATGAAGAGATTCAAGAGAATGCTGGTGTTGATGATTTTAACACTGATGATAGGCAAGCATGGATCAATGCCATGCG ATGGCAACCTGACCCTGTGGAAGCAGATCCATTAAAGGGAAGCAGAAACCAAAGGAAGGTTGACATACTTGGGATGATTGTTAGCATAATTGGTTCCAAAGATCAATTAGTTCATGAATATCGAACTATGCTTGCCGAGAAACTTCTAAATAAATCAGATTACGATATTGATTCAGAGATACGTACTCTAGAACTCCTCAAg aTACACTTTGGAGAGAGCAGCCTACAGAAATGTGAGATTATGCTCAATGATCTAATTGGCTCAAAGAGAACCAACAGTAACATTAAAGCTACCATAAATCAGCCATCTCAGACAA GTGTTGAAGTGGGAGACAATGCAATATCCATGGATGCAATTTCTGCTACTATCATATCTTCTAATTTCTGGCCTCCAATACAG GATGAGCCCCTTAACCTGCCTGAGCCTGTTGACCAGCTCCTATCTGATTATGCAAAGAGATTTAATGAAATCAAAACTCCCCGTAAGCTGCAGTGGAAAAAAAGTCTTGGAACCATCAAG CTGGAGTTGCAGTTTCAAGATAGGGAAATACAATTCACAGTAGCGCCTGTTCATGCATCTATCATTATGAAATTTCAAGATCAACCAAAGTATCCTCAGCAATCCATGCATACCTTTAGTCTGTTTTTTgattgtataataatattatattatatttcttctttcAGTTGGACCTCTAAAAACCTTGCAGCTGCTATTGGGATACCTGCAGATGTTTTAAATCGGAGAATAAATTTCTGGATAAGCAAG GGAATCATTGCAGAGTCGCAAGGGGCAGATTCCTCTGACCATGTATACACCATTGTGGAAAACATGGCTGAGACAAGTAAGAATGGAGCTAGTACTGGTTGTGCTCAGGAACTTCTAGGAGGTGAAGAGGAGGAAGAGAGATCTGTGGCATCGGTGGAAAATCAACTTCGTAAGGAAATGACTGTATATGAG AAATTTATCCTGGGGATGCTCACAAACTTTGGTAGCATGGCATTAGACCGAATTCACAATACTCTCAAG ATGTTTTGCATTGCCGATCCCCCATATGACAAGTCACTCCAGCAACTACAAAGCTTTTTGTCTGGTCTAGTTTCTGAGGAGAAGTTAGAACTTCGGGATGGAATGTACTTTCTAAAGAAGTAG
- the LOC100785428 gene encoding anaphase-promoting complex subunit 2 isoform X1: MEEPNPCFFNPAILDSLTDDSVHEILDSYNDFCNATQSLLAGNGDLSVASDFVSHVHTLCKHRLRSLVQDHFFRLLEETFERNGASRFWRHFDPYFHVAGLNKNDDLDIDEDEIQSVLYNALEEITLEKQYQEKCLLMLVHALQSYKDQVSEDKHGFEGDRNYLTSKYQWIVSSVLMASLSRHFPVILHWYFKRKLEEVSAIMDGEFCDDASQNKDGMNLDEKGKICNKVGEMDVDECYSDHRFSENSRLVKNIGKVVLDLRNLGFTSMAEDAYASAIFLLLKAKVHDVAGDDFRSSVLQSIKSWIQAVPLQFLHALLVYLGDVVSYESTSSGLKSPLAPQPSSCCPGIDTPSEGLVRWKLRLEYFAYETLQDLRIAKLFEIIVDYPESSPAIEDLKLCLEYTGQHSKLVESFISALRYRLLTAGASTNDILHQYVSTIKALRTIDPAGVFLEAVGEPIRDYLRGRRDTIKCIVTMMTDGTGAHSSSSGNPGDSLLEELNRDEEIQENAGVDDFNTDDRQAWINAMRWQPDPVEADPLKGSRNQRKVDILGMIVSIIGSKDQLVHEYRTMLAEKLLNKSDYDIDSEIRTLELLKIHFGESSLQKCEIMLNDLIGSKRTNSNIKATINQPSQTSVEVGDNAISMDAISATIISSNFWPPIQDEPLNLPEPVDQLLSDYAKRFNEIKTPRKLQWKKSLGTIKLELQFQDREIQFTVAPVHASIIMKFQDQPKYPQQSMHTFSLFFDCIIILYYISSFSWTSKNLAAAIGIPADVLNRRINFWISKGIIAESQGADSSDHVYTIVENMAETSKNGASTGCAQELLGGEEEEERSVASVENQLRKEMTVYEKFILGMLTNFGSMALDRIHNTLKMFCIADPPYDKSLQQLQSFLSGLVSEEKLELRDGMYFLKK; the protein is encoded by the exons ATGGAGGAACCAAACCCGTGTTTTTTCAACCCTGCAATTTTGGATTCTCTCACTGACGATTCGGTGCACGAAATCCTCGACAGCTACAATGACTTTTGCAACGCTACGCAATCCCTTCTCGCCGGTAACGGCGATCTCTCCGTCGCTTCCGACTTCGTTTCTCACGTTCACACTCTCTGCAAGCACCGCCTCCGTTCCCTCGTTCAAGACCATTTTTTTCGACTCCTAGAG GAGACGTTTGAACGAAATGGGGCATCGAGATTTTGGCGCCATTTTGATCCTTATTTTCATGTTGCGGGTTTGAACAAGAATGATGACCTTGAT ATTGATGAGGATGAGATTCAGAGTGTGTTGTATAATGCTTTGGAAGAGATTACTTTGGAGAAACAATATCAGGAGAAGTGTCTGTTGATGTTGGTGCATGCTTTGCAATCTTACAAGGACCAGGTGTCAGAGGATAAGCATGGTTTTGAAGGAGACAGGAATTACCTTACCTCCAAGTATCAATGGATTGTCTCTTCTGTACTTATGGCTTCGCTTTCTCGGCATTTCCCTG TTATACTGCATtggtattttaaaagaaaactggAGGAGGTAAGTGCAATTATGGATGGAGAGTTCTGTGATGATGCATCTCAAAATAAAGATGGCATGAATTtagatgaaaaaggaaaaatatgcaACAAAGTTGGTGAAATGGATGTTGATGAGTGCTATAGCGACCATAGGTTCTCGGAAAACAGTAGACTTGTGAAGAACATTGGAAAAGTTGTTCTTGATCTTAGGAATCTTGGATTTACTTCCATGGCTGAAGATGCTTATGCTTCTGCTATATTTTTACTACTGAAG GCAAAAGTACATGATGTAGCTGGTGATGATTTTCGGAGTTCTGTTTTACAATCTATTAAAAGCTGGATACAG GCTGTTCCTCTTCAGTTTCTTCATGCACTTCTTGTCTATCTTGGTGATGTCGTTAGTTATGAGAGTACTTCATCAGGTCTGAAATCACCTTTGGCACCACAGCCATCTTCATGCTGTCCTGGAATTGATACTCCCTCTGAAGGGCTTGTAAGGTGGAAGTTGCGGCTGGAATATTTTGCATATGAAACACTACAAGATTTAAGAATAGCCAAATTATTCGAGATAATTGTTGATTATCCTGAGAG CTCTCCGGCAATTGAAGACTTAAAATTGTGTCTTGAATACACTGGACAACATTCAAAGCTGGTGGAATCATTTATTTCAGCACTGCGTTATCGCTTGCTTACTGCAGGCGCGTCAACCAATGATATATTGCACCAATATGTTTCAACTATTAAAGCCCTTAGGACAATAGACCCTGCAGGTGTTTTTCTTGAGGCAGTTGGTGAACCCATAAGGGATTATCTAAGAGGAAGGAGAGATACCATAAAGTGCATAGTAACCATGATGACAGATGGGACTGGTGCACATTCAAGTTCATCTGGAAATCCTGGAGATAGCCTTCTTGAAGAGTTGAACAGAGATGAAGAGATTCAAGAGAATGCTGGTGTTGATGATTTTAACACTGATGATAGGCAAGCATGGATCAATGCCATGCG ATGGCAACCTGACCCTGTGGAAGCAGATCCATTAAAGGGAAGCAGAAACCAAAGGAAGGTTGACATACTTGGGATGATTGTTAGCATAATTGGTTCCAAAGATCAATTAGTTCATGAATATCGAACTATGCTTGCCGAGAAACTTCTAAATAAATCAGATTACGATATTGATTCAGAGATACGTACTCTAGAACTCCTCAAg aTACACTTTGGAGAGAGCAGCCTACAGAAATGTGAGATTATGCTCAATGATCTAATTGGCTCAAAGAGAACCAACAGTAACATTAAAGCTACCATAAATCAGCCATCTCAGACAA GTGTTGAAGTGGGAGACAATGCAATATCCATGGATGCAATTTCTGCTACTATCATATCTTCTAATTTCTGGCCTCCAATACAG GATGAGCCCCTTAACCTGCCTGAGCCTGTTGACCAGCTCCTATCTGATTATGCAAAGAGATTTAATGAAATCAAAACTCCCCGTAAGCTGCAGTGGAAAAAAAGTCTTGGAACCATCAAG CTGGAGTTGCAGTTTCAAGATAGGGAAATACAATTCACAGTAGCGCCTGTTCATGCATCTATCATTATGAAATTTCAAGATCAACCAAAGTATCCTCAGCAATCCATGCATACCTTTAGTCTGTTTTTTgattgtataataatattatattatatttcttctttcAGTTGGACCTCTAAAAACCTTGCAGCTGCTATTGGGATACCTGCAGATGTTTTAAATCGGAGAATAAATTTCTGGATAAGCAAG GGAATCATTGCAGAGTCGCAAGGGGCAGATTCCTCTGACCATGTATACACCATTGTGGAAAACATGGCTGAGACAAGTAAGAATGGAGCTAGTACTGGTTGTGCTCAGGAACTTCTAGGAGGTGAAGAGGAGGAAGAGAGATCTGTGGCATCGGTGGAAAATCAACTTCGTAAGGAAATGACTGTATATGAG AAATTTATCCTGGGGATGCTCACAAACTTTGGTAGCATGGCATTAGACCGAATTCACAATACTCTCAAG ATGTTTTGCATTGCCGATCCCCCATATGACAAGTCACTCCAGCAACTACAAAGCTTTTTGTCTGGTCTAGTTTCTGAGGAGAAGTTAGAACTTCGGGATGGAATGTACTTTCTAAAGAAGTAG
- the LOC100785428 gene encoding anaphase-promoting complex subunit 2 isoform X3 → MEEPNPCFFNPAILDSLTDDSVHEILDSYNDFCNATQSLLAGNGDLSVASDFVSHVHTLCKHRLRSLVQDHFFRLLEETFERNGASRFWRHFDPYFHVAGLNKNDDLDIDEDEIQSVLYNALEEITLEKQYQEKCLLMLVHALQSYKDQVSEDKHGFEGDRNYLTSKYQWIVSSVLMASLSRHFPVILHWYFKRKLEEVSAIMDGEFCDDASQNKDGMNLDEKGKICNKVGEMDVDECYSDHRFSENSRLVKNIGKVVLDLRNLGFTSMAEDAYASAIFLLLKAKVHDVAGDDFRSSVLQSIKSWIQAVPLQFLHALLVYLGDVVSYESTSSGLKSPLAPQPSSCCPGIDTPSEGLVRWKLRLEYFAYETLQDLRIAKLFEIIVDYPESSPAIEDLKLCLEYTGQHSKLVESFISALRYRLLTAGASTNDILHQYVSTIKALRTIDPAGVFLEAVGEPIRDYLRGRRDTIKCIVTMMTDGTGAHSSSSGNPGDSLLEELNRDEEIQENAGVDDFNTDDRQAWINAMRWQPDPVEADPLKGSRNQRKVDILGMIVSIIGSKDQLVHEYRTMLAEKLLNKSDYDIDSEIRTLELLKIHFGESSLQKCEIMLNDLIGSKRTNSNIKATINQPSQTSVEVGDNAISMDAISATIISSNFWPPIQDEPLNLPEPVDQLLSDYAKRFNEIKTPRKLQWKKSLGTIKLELQFQDREIQFTVAPVHASIIMKFQDQPKYPQQSMHTFSLFFDCIIILYYISSFSWTSKNLAAAIGIPADVLNRRINFWISKGIIAESQGADSSDHVYTIVENMAETSKNGASTGCAQELLGGEEEEERSVASVENQLRKEMTVYEKFILGMLTNFGSMALDRIHNTLKIDQSVRLVT, encoded by the exons ATGGAGGAACCAAACCCGTGTTTTTTCAACCCTGCAATTTTGGATTCTCTCACTGACGATTCGGTGCACGAAATCCTCGACAGCTACAATGACTTTTGCAACGCTACGCAATCCCTTCTCGCCGGTAACGGCGATCTCTCCGTCGCTTCCGACTTCGTTTCTCACGTTCACACTCTCTGCAAGCACCGCCTCCGTTCCCTCGTTCAAGACCATTTTTTTCGACTCCTAGAG GAGACGTTTGAACGAAATGGGGCATCGAGATTTTGGCGCCATTTTGATCCTTATTTTCATGTTGCGGGTTTGAACAAGAATGATGACCTTGAT ATTGATGAGGATGAGATTCAGAGTGTGTTGTATAATGCTTTGGAAGAGATTACTTTGGAGAAACAATATCAGGAGAAGTGTCTGTTGATGTTGGTGCATGCTTTGCAATCTTACAAGGACCAGGTGTCAGAGGATAAGCATGGTTTTGAAGGAGACAGGAATTACCTTACCTCCAAGTATCAATGGATTGTCTCTTCTGTACTTATGGCTTCGCTTTCTCGGCATTTCCCTG TTATACTGCATtggtattttaaaagaaaactggAGGAGGTAAGTGCAATTATGGATGGAGAGTTCTGTGATGATGCATCTCAAAATAAAGATGGCATGAATTtagatgaaaaaggaaaaatatgcaACAAAGTTGGTGAAATGGATGTTGATGAGTGCTATAGCGACCATAGGTTCTCGGAAAACAGTAGACTTGTGAAGAACATTGGAAAAGTTGTTCTTGATCTTAGGAATCTTGGATTTACTTCCATGGCTGAAGATGCTTATGCTTCTGCTATATTTTTACTACTGAAG GCAAAAGTACATGATGTAGCTGGTGATGATTTTCGGAGTTCTGTTTTACAATCTATTAAAAGCTGGATACAG GCTGTTCCTCTTCAGTTTCTTCATGCACTTCTTGTCTATCTTGGTGATGTCGTTAGTTATGAGAGTACTTCATCAGGTCTGAAATCACCTTTGGCACCACAGCCATCTTCATGCTGTCCTGGAATTGATACTCCCTCTGAAGGGCTTGTAAGGTGGAAGTTGCGGCTGGAATATTTTGCATATGAAACACTACAAGATTTAAGAATAGCCAAATTATTCGAGATAATTGTTGATTATCCTGAGAG CTCTCCGGCAATTGAAGACTTAAAATTGTGTCTTGAATACACTGGACAACATTCAAAGCTGGTGGAATCATTTATTTCAGCACTGCGTTATCGCTTGCTTACTGCAGGCGCGTCAACCAATGATATATTGCACCAATATGTTTCAACTATTAAAGCCCTTAGGACAATAGACCCTGCAGGTGTTTTTCTTGAGGCAGTTGGTGAACCCATAAGGGATTATCTAAGAGGAAGGAGAGATACCATAAAGTGCATAGTAACCATGATGACAGATGGGACTGGTGCACATTCAAGTTCATCTGGAAATCCTGGAGATAGCCTTCTTGAAGAGTTGAACAGAGATGAAGAGATTCAAGAGAATGCTGGTGTTGATGATTTTAACACTGATGATAGGCAAGCATGGATCAATGCCATGCG ATGGCAACCTGACCCTGTGGAAGCAGATCCATTAAAGGGAAGCAGAAACCAAAGGAAGGTTGACATACTTGGGATGATTGTTAGCATAATTGGTTCCAAAGATCAATTAGTTCATGAATATCGAACTATGCTTGCCGAGAAACTTCTAAATAAATCAGATTACGATATTGATTCAGAGATACGTACTCTAGAACTCCTCAAg aTACACTTTGGAGAGAGCAGCCTACAGAAATGTGAGATTATGCTCAATGATCTAATTGGCTCAAAGAGAACCAACAGTAACATTAAAGCTACCATAAATCAGCCATCTCAGACAA GTGTTGAAGTGGGAGACAATGCAATATCCATGGATGCAATTTCTGCTACTATCATATCTTCTAATTTCTGGCCTCCAATACAG GATGAGCCCCTTAACCTGCCTGAGCCTGTTGACCAGCTCCTATCTGATTATGCAAAGAGATTTAATGAAATCAAAACTCCCCGTAAGCTGCAGTGGAAAAAAAGTCTTGGAACCATCAAG CTGGAGTTGCAGTTTCAAGATAGGGAAATACAATTCACAGTAGCGCCTGTTCATGCATCTATCATTATGAAATTTCAAGATCAACCAAAGTATCCTCAGCAATCCATGCATACCTTTAGTCTGTTTTTTgattgtataataatattatattatatttcttctttcAGTTGGACCTCTAAAAACCTTGCAGCTGCTATTGGGATACCTGCAGATGTTTTAAATCGGAGAATAAATTTCTGGATAAGCAAG GGAATCATTGCAGAGTCGCAAGGGGCAGATTCCTCTGACCATGTATACACCATTGTGGAAAACATGGCTGAGACAAGTAAGAATGGAGCTAGTACTGGTTGTGCTCAGGAACTTCTAGGAGGTGAAGAGGAGGAAGAGAGATCTGTGGCATCGGTGGAAAATCAACTTCGTAAGGAAATGACTGTATATGAG AAATTTATCCTGGGGATGCTCACAAACTTTGGTAGCATGGCATTAGACCGAATTCACAATACTCTCAAG ATAGACCAATCAGTTAGATTGGTTACATGA